A portion of the Thermoanaerobaculum aquaticum genome contains these proteins:
- the pcnB gene encoding polynucleotide adenylyltransferase PcnB — protein MSELAAQQNLKPTVLSRAEHPISRRLLSPNTLKVLYRLHRAGFLAYLVGGAVRDLLLGRTPKDFDVGTNARPQQVRQLFRNARIIGRRFRIARVQFGEEVIEVSTFRRSPVVEEPNGEEATDALAPEAASDDEYGTPEEDAFRRDFTVNGLFYNIADFTVIDYAGGLADLERRVIRSIGPAGERFLEDPVRMMRAVEYAVRLGFSLEPETALAIREHFREIRRASAARLAYELTESLKSGHAAGIFRGLWEFGLLLEVLPFLAGYDAKQQELLFRLLALADRVQTEKSLGEEALLALLVWPWLAKPLSEAAEGSLPWGQLEAEIKSRVGEMAQLLSFSHYRGHLLRYGFLYFARLHHEPRSPRKAARMVRHEAFPVAMDLLTVQAAADRQAARLLARWRDIRARVEAGHPPLARQAPSGRFPRRRRARP, from the coding sequence GTGAGCGAACTGGCAGCGCAGCAAAACCTCAAACCTACTGTGCTTTCCCGGGCGGAGCACCCCATTTCCCGCCGCTTGCTATCGCCCAACACCCTCAAGGTGCTCTACCGCCTGCACCGCGCGGGTTTCCTAGCGTACCTGGTGGGGGGTGCGGTGCGCGACTTGCTGTTGGGTCGCACGCCCAAGGACTTTGACGTGGGTACCAACGCCCGCCCCCAGCAGGTGCGCCAGCTCTTCCGCAACGCCCGCATCATTGGCCGGCGCTTCCGCATTGCCCGGGTGCAGTTTGGGGAGGAGGTCATCGAGGTATCCACCTTTCGCCGCAGCCCGGTGGTGGAGGAGCCCAACGGCGAAGAGGCCACCGATGCGTTAGCCCCGGAAGCGGCCAGCGACGACGAGTACGGCACCCCCGAAGAAGACGCCTTTCGCCGGGATTTCACGGTTAACGGGCTTTTCTACAACATTGCCGACTTTACGGTCATTGACTACGCGGGAGGCCTGGCCGATCTGGAGCGGCGGGTGATCCGCTCCATTGGGCCAGCCGGTGAGCGCTTCCTGGAAGACCCCGTGCGCATGATGCGGGCGGTGGAGTACGCGGTGCGCCTGGGTTTTTCCCTGGAGCCCGAGACCGCTTTGGCAATCCGCGAGCACTTCCGGGAAATCCGGCGGGCCTCGGCAGCGCGGCTGGCTTATGAGCTTACCGAGAGCTTGAAGAGCGGGCATGCGGCCGGCATTTTCCGGGGGCTCTGGGAGTTTGGCCTGCTTCTGGAAGTTCTGCCGTTTTTAGCGGGCTACGACGCCAAGCAGCAGGAGCTTTTGTTCCGTTTATTGGCCCTGGCCGACCGGGTGCAGACTGAAAAAAGCCTGGGCGAGGAAGCCTTGCTGGCGCTTTTGGTTTGGCCCTGGCTAGCCAAACCCCTTTCCGAAGCGGCGGAGGGGAGCTTGCCGTGGGGGCAGCTGGAGGCCGAAATCAAAAGCCGGGTGGGGGAAATGGCGCAGCTTCTTTCCTTTTCCCACTACCGCGGGCACCTCCTGCGTTACGGGTTCTTGTACTTCGCCCGCCTGCACCACGAACCGCGTTCCCCCCGCAAAGCCGCGCGCATGGTGCGCCACGAGGCCTTTCCGGTGGCCATGGACTTGCTCACCGTGCAAGCGGCTGCCGATCGTCAAGCAGCCCGGCTTTTGGCCCGGTGGCGGGACATTCGCGCGCGGGTGGAAGCCGGCCATCCCCCCTTGGCCCGGCAGGCGCCCAGTGGACGCTTTCCCCGACGGAGGAGGGCACGGCCATGA
- the ligA gene encoding NAD-dependent DNA ligase LigA has translation MSNVRERIEWLRKEIRRHEYLYYVLAQPEISDFAFDRLMAELKALEAAHPELVTPDSPTQRVGGAVLDELPQVRHEIPMLSLDNSYNEGELAEWYGRVVRALGRKPDHLVAELKIDGVSLSLIYENGVLVRAVTRGNGEVGEEVTTNAKTIPTIPLRLPEELPLVEVRGEVYMPRPVFLELNRRRREEGEEPFANPRNATAGSIRLLDSRECARRGLRFFAYQIPRIQGKELHYHSEALELLAQWGFATNPGWRRCPDLPCVHAFVEEWGQKRKSLAFDIDGVVVKVDNLAEQQALGATSKFPRWAVAYKYPPEGERTRVKNIVVQVGRTGTLTPVAELEPVRLAGTTVTRATLHNADEVARLDVRVGDTVWVEKGGDVIPKVVAVDISARPEGAERFAMPERCPVCGTPVVREAGEVAIRCPNTSCPAVQKARLLHFCSRAGMDIQGLGEQRVVQLLQAGMLSDPASLWDLDWDRLAALPSWGEKSAENLKKQLEDARTRPLWRLLVALGIRHVGERAAKLLASRFGSLSALAQARQEELEAIEGIGPTIAESVVRFFASEEGKEFVRRLQERGIDPRETPEKPAGPAPLSGLSFVITGTLSRPREQVAALLEAAGAQVSESVSRKTSYLIVGQNPGSKLNKAQSLGVPVLDEEQLRRLLSEKGVAW, from the coding sequence ATGAGCAATGTACGGGAGCGGATCGAGTGGTTGCGGAAGGAAATCCGCCGGCACGAGTACCTGTACTACGTGCTGGCACAACCCGAGATTTCCGACTTTGCCTTCGATCGGCTGATGGCCGAGCTGAAAGCCCTGGAGGCGGCTCACCCCGAGCTGGTCACCCCCGATTCCCCCACCCAGCGGGTGGGTGGCGCGGTTTTGGATGAGCTGCCGCAGGTGCGCCACGAAATTCCCATGCTTTCCCTGGACAACTCCTACAACGAGGGGGAGCTTGCGGAGTGGTACGGGAGGGTGGTGCGGGCTTTGGGGAGAAAGCCCGACCACCTGGTGGCGGAGCTGAAGATTGACGGGGTTTCCCTGAGCTTGATTTACGAAAACGGGGTGCTGGTGCGGGCGGTAACCCGCGGGAACGGCGAGGTGGGGGAAGAGGTCACCACCAACGCCAAGACCATCCCCACCATCCCCCTGCGTTTGCCCGAGGAGCTGCCGCTGGTGGAGGTGCGGGGGGAGGTGTACATGCCGCGGCCGGTGTTTTTGGAGCTCAACCGCAGGCGGCGGGAGGAAGGGGAGGAACCTTTCGCTAACCCCAGAAACGCCACTGCCGGCTCCATAAGGCTTTTGGATTCCCGGGAATGCGCCCGGCGCGGTTTGCGGTTTTTTGCCTATCAGATCCCCCGCATTCAGGGCAAGGAGCTGCATTACCACAGCGAGGCCCTGGAGCTTTTGGCCCAGTGGGGCTTTGCCACCAACCCCGGTTGGCGGCGCTGCCCCGATTTGCCGTGCGTGCACGCCTTTGTGGAGGAGTGGGGGCAAAAACGCAAGAGCTTAGCCTTCGACATTGACGGGGTGGTGGTGAAGGTGGACAACCTGGCGGAGCAACAGGCGCTGGGGGCCACCTCCAAGTTTCCCCGCTGGGCGGTGGCCTACAAGTACCCGCCGGAAGGGGAGCGCACCCGGGTCAAAAACATCGTGGTGCAAGTAGGGCGCACGGGCACCTTAACGCCGGTGGCGGAGCTGGAGCCGGTGCGTTTGGCGGGCACCACCGTGACCCGGGCCACCCTCCACAACGCCGACGAGGTGGCGCGTTTGGATGTGCGGGTGGGGGACACCGTGTGGGTGGAAAAGGGCGGGGACGTGATCCCCAAGGTGGTGGCGGTGGACATCTCCGCCCGTCCAGAGGGAGCCGAGCGCTTTGCTATGCCGGAGCGCTGTCCGGTGTGCGGCACGCCGGTGGTGCGGGAAGCCGGAGAGGTGGCCATCCGCTGCCCCAACACCTCCTGTCCGGCGGTGCAAAAGGCCAGGCTCCTGCACTTTTGCTCCCGGGCAGGGATGGACATCCAGGGCCTGGGGGAGCAGAGGGTGGTGCAGCTGCTGCAGGCGGGCATGCTATCGGATCCCGCCTCCCTTTGGGATTTGGATTGGGACAGGCTTGCGGCTCTTCCGAGCTGGGGCGAAAAGTCCGCAGAAAACCTCAAAAAGCAGCTGGAGGACGCAAGAACAAGGCCGCTTTGGCGGCTCCTGGTAGCCTTGGGCATCCGCCATGTGGGGGAGCGGGCGGCCAAGCTTTTGGCTTCCCGCTTTGGCTCGCTTTCGGCTTTAGCACAGGCGAGGCAGGAGGAGCTGGAAGCCATTGAGGGAATTGGCCCCACCATTGCCGAATCGGTGGTGCGGTTTTTTGCCTCGGAGGAGGGGAAGGAGTTCGTGCGCCGGCTTCAAGAGCGGGGCATAGATCCGCGGGAAACCCCCGAAAAACCCGCAGGGCCGGCCCCCCTTTCCGGGCTTTCCTTCGTTATTACCGGCACCCTTTCCCGGCCCCGGGAGCAGGTGGCGGCGCTGTTGGAGGCGGCGGGGGCACAGGTTTCCGAAAGCGTTTCCCGCAAGACCAGCTACCTCATTGTGGGCCAAAACCCCGGCTCCAAGCTCAACAAAGCCCAAAGCCTGGGGGTGCCGGTTTTGGATGAGGAACAGCTGCGACGGTTGCTTTCTGAGAAAGGGGTGGCGTGGTGA
- a CDS encoding zinc-binding dehydrogenase, with amino-acid sequence MRALYFEEHGSFENLKVGERPKPQAGSGEVVIALRAAAFNHLDLFVLHGLPGIPVPLPHIGGADGAGVVVEVGPGVANVREGDEVVFNPGIWCGQCEFCRKGEHSLCVSYGIVGEHTDGTFAEYVKVKAEACFPKPSHMSWEEAAAFPLTFLTAWRMLFTRARLQAGETVLIHGIGGGVAQAATILARQAQAAVIVTSSDDAKLEKAKGLGAEITINYTLEDVARKVRELTGKRGVDVVVETTGKATWMTSLRCAAKGGRIVTCGATTGPDPAEEIRLIFWNQLSILGSTMGNQKEFADMLSMVCEKKLRPLVDKVFPLAEGIAAYRYLAEGRQFGKVVLGVRDGA; translated from the coding sequence ATGCGCGCCCTGTACTTTGAGGAGCACGGCAGCTTCGAAAACCTGAAGGTGGGGGAAAGGCCCAAACCCCAGGCCGGTTCTGGCGAGGTGGTGATTGCTTTGCGGGCTGCTGCCTTTAACCACCTGGACCTCTTTGTGCTGCACGGCTTGCCGGGGATTCCCGTTCCGCTGCCCCACATTGGTGGTGCCGATGGGGCCGGGGTGGTGGTGGAGGTGGGTCCCGGGGTGGCCAACGTCAGGGAAGGGGACGAGGTGGTCTTTAACCCCGGGATCTGGTGCGGCCAGTGCGAGTTTTGCCGCAAAGGGGAGCATTCCCTGTGCGTTTCCTACGGCATCGTGGGTGAGCACACCGACGGCACGTTTGCCGAGTACGTGAAGGTCAAAGCCGAGGCCTGCTTTCCCAAGCCGTCGCACATGAGCTGGGAGGAAGCCGCGGCTTTTCCTCTCACGTTTCTCACCGCCTGGCGCATGCTCTTCACCCGCGCTCGCCTGCAGGCGGGGGAAACGGTGCTCATCCACGGCATTGGCGGGGGCGTAGCGCAAGCCGCCACGATTTTGGCCCGCCAGGCCCAGGCGGCGGTGATCGTCACCTCCAGCGACGATGCCAAGCTGGAAAAGGCCAAAGGTTTGGGCGCGGAAATCACCATCAACTACACCCTCGAGGACGTGGCGCGTAAGGTGCGGGAGCTCACGGGAAAGCGAGGGGTGGATGTGGTGGTGGAAACCACCGGCAAGGCCACCTGGATGACCAGCTTGCGCTGTGCGGCCAAAGGTGGCCGCATCGTCACCTGCGGGGCCACCACCGGACCGGATCCAGCCGAGGAGATCCGGTTGATTTTCTGGAACCAGCTTTCCATCTTGGGCTCCACCATGGGCAACCAGAAGGAGTTTGCCGACATGCTTTCGATGGTGTGCGAGAAAAAGCTGCGGCCCCTGGTGGACAAGGTTTTCCCCTTGGCGGAAGGGATCGCGGCGTACCGTTACTTGGCCGAAGGGCGGCAGTTTGGCAAGGTCGTCCTGGGCGTTAGGGACGGAGCGTGA